A stretch of Orientia tsutsugamushi DNA encodes these proteins:
- a CDS encoding DnaA N-terminal domain-containing protein: MRRIFSTNVCKSITNNSVNNTIIFYKFVGNFPPEEWKWLTDADGKALGKTEKQLLAVIVRQLQVYNNKNIEEIQENYNFFTELLGVGQPRVRQCLSKLQKAGFIKYENRTITKGKYKLNHILCIKLVRNFQQVSNFEKEKTVTQTEKIFPLYPKKISGEHEKNFGSIYRYNNKKIINDRSRFIEDKLVENDQNKNEDQQQNLKFKYTESDDFIEIELVGNEKEDQHQQQNLNFYELSDFSNKKPSNKDYEQNSELATPAITKDSEVEKNECYPKRKRLADYYPLTPEDAVILQRMSSRSFNIYFINQLLLKLSNKYPNRHFANKTAVLNYMAKALANELLTTEQANSGNFGFNDVGRFKEQYLANIESSTDRSMKAQLKRKIAGVFEADMAYQILTSCDFGAAVKNKYYIKLIKNITLSDHIKFKILQEVQAVYGNDIEQLQVIPFDESKQVTNSITEYQKTTVLQQQISDEDHLSELSKELGSNSVWYKVRESLIKSYGQAIDKSWFSKLEVINEDNVNKKIFIKAKTEFEDSYIRENYLKDLEPAFKAQGFSFELVKFSNFNKI, from the coding sequence TGTTAATAATACAATAATTTTTTATAAATTTGTTGGAAATTTTCCACCAGAAGAATGGAAATGGTTAACAGATGCTGATGGAAAAGCTTTAGGAAAAACTGAAAAGCAGTTGCTAGCAGTAATAGTTCGTCAACTACAAGTATATAATAATAAAAATATAGAAGAAATACAGGAAAATTACAACTTTTTTACAGAATTATTAGGAGTTGGACAGCCTAGAGTTAGGCAGTGTTTATCTAAATTACAAAAAGCTGGTTTTATTAAATATGAAAATAGAACTATAACTAAAGGTAAATATAAGCTGAATCATATTCTATGCATAAAACTTGTTAGAAATTTTCAACAGGTCAGTAACTTTGAAAAAGAAAAAACTGTTACACAAACTGAAAAAATTTTTCCTCTATACCCGAAAAAAATTTCGGGTGAACACGAAAAAAATTTCGGGTCCATATATAGATATAATAATAAAAAAATAATAAATGATAGATCTAGATTTATTGAAGATAAGTTAGTAGAGAATGATCAAAATAAAAATGAAGATCAACAGCAAAATTTGAAGTTTAAATATACGGAATCTGATGATTTTATAGAAATTGAGTTAGTAGGAAATGAAAAAGAAGATCAACATCAACAACAGAATTTGAATTTCTATGAGCTTAGTGATTTTAGCAATAAAAAGCCATCAAACAAGGATTATGAGCAAAATAGTGAGTTAGCAACTCCAGCTATTACTAAAGATTCAGAGGTTGAAAAGAATGAATGCTATCCCAAAAGAAAAAGACTAGCAGATTATTATCCACTAACACCAGAAGATGCAGTTATACTACAACGTATGTCTAGTAGAAGCTTCAACATATACTTCATAAATCAATTACTGTTGAAGTTATCAAATAAATATCCAAACCGTCATTTTGCAAATAAGACAGCAGTGCTAAACTATATGGCAAAAGCGTTAGCAAATGAATTACTAACTACTGAGCAGGCTAATAGCGGAAATTTTGGATTTAATGATGTAGGAAGATTTAAAGAACAGTATCTAGCAAACATTGAATCTAGTACAGATCGTAGTATGAAGGCTCAGTTGAAGCGTAAAATAGCTGGAGTCTTTGAAGCAGATATGGCTTATCAAATTTTGACATCTTGTGATTTTGGAGCAGCGGTTAAAAACAAATATTACATCAAGTTGATTAAGAATATTACACTGTCAGATCATATTAAATTCAAGATACTACAGGAGGTACAAGCTGTGTATGGCAACGATATTGAGCAGTTACAAGTTATACCATTTGACGAATCAAAACAAGTTACCAATAGCATAACTGAGTATCAAAAAACAACAGTTTTACAGCAACAAATAAGTGATGAAGATCACCTTTCAGAACTTAGTAAAGAGCTAGGCTCCAACTCAGTTTGGTACAAAGTACGAGAATCTTTGATTAAAAGTTACGGTCAAGCTATCGATAAATCATGGTTTAGCAAATTAGAAGTTATAAATGAAGATAATGTTAATAAAAAAATATTCATTAAAGCAAAAACAGAATTTGAAGACAGTTACATCAGAGAGAACTATCTGAAAGATCTTGAGCCCGCTTTTAAAGCTCAAGGATTTTCTTTTGAGTTAGTTAAGTTTAGTAATTTTAATAAAATTTAA